A window of the Canis aureus isolate CA01 chromosome 29, VMU_Caureus_v.1.0, whole genome shotgun sequence genome harbors these coding sequences:
- the BNIP3 gene encoding BCL2/adenovirus E1B 19 kDa protein-interacting protein 3, protein MSHSGTPGLQEENLQGSWVELHFSNNGNGSSVPASASIYNGDLEKILLDAQHESGRSSSKSSHCDSPPRSQTPQDTTRASEVDTHSIGEKNSSQSEEDYIERRKEVESILKKNSDWIWDWSSRPENIPPKELLFKHPKRTATLSMRNTSVMKKGGIFSAEFLKVFLPSLLLSHLLAIGLGIYIGRRLTTSTSTF, encoded by the exons ATGTCGCACAGCGGGACCCCCGGGCTGCAGGAGGAGAACTTGCAGG GCTCCTGGGTAGAGCTGCACTTCAGCAACAATGGGAACGGGAGCAGCGTTCCAGCCTCCGCTTCTATTTATAACGGTGACCTGGAAAAAATACTGCTGGATGCCCAGCATGAATCTGGACGGAGTAGCTCCAAGAGTTCTCACTGTGACAG CCCTCCGCGCTCACAGACCCCGCAGGATACGACCCGAGCTTCGGAAGTAGACACCCACAGCATCGGAGAGAAAAACAGCTCCCAG TCTGAGGAAGATTATATcgagagaaggaaagaagttgAGAGCATCTTGAAGAAGAACTCAGACTGGATTTGGGATTGGTCAAGTCGGCCGGAAAACATCCCCCCCAA GGAGCTCCTGTTCAAGCACCCGAAGCGCACGGCCACGCTCAGCATGCGGAACACAAGCGTGATGAAGAAGGGGGGCATCTTCTCGGCGGAGTTCCTGAAGGTCTTCCTCCCGTCCCTGTTGCTGTCTCACCTGCTGGCCATCGGGTTGGG GATCTACATTGGAAGGCGTCTAACAACTTCCACCAGCACCTTCTGA